Proteins from one Chroococcidiopsis sp. CCMEE 29 genomic window:
- a CDS encoding pseudouridine synthase — MEERLQKILSQWGVASRRQAEAMILAGRVQCNGVVAELGQKADPETDAIAVDGKPIQLLHRPNSVYLLLNKPIGVVSTRFDPQGRPTIMHLLPPELREGQGIHPVGRLDADSTGALLLTNDGELTFKLTHPRHSVPKTYHVGVQGHPPEAVLKQWRQGVVLEGRKTRPAQVRVILRDATQTCLEVILKEGRNRQIRRTAELLGYPVTYLHRTAIGSIQLQPPGGVPLAQGHYRYLKDCELRFLQDQIKLIPTELGGVKEWNK, encoded by the coding sequence CTGGGCGCGTGCAGTGTAATGGTGTTGTAGCTGAGTTAGGGCAAAAAGCCGATCCAGAAACTGACGCGATCGCAGTCGATGGCAAGCCGATTCAGCTGCTGCATCGCCCGAATTCGGTATATCTTTTACTCAATAAACCAATTGGAGTAGTTTCGACGCGCTTTGATCCCCAGGGGCGACCCACTATTATGCATCTACTACCACCAGAATTGCGAGAAGGTCAGGGAATTCACCCAGTTGGTCGTCTGGATGCAGACTCCACAGGAGCATTACTGCTGACAAACGACGGAGAACTGACATTTAAACTCACTCATCCTCGCCACAGCGTTCCCAAGACTTATCATGTTGGAGTGCAGGGGCATCCGCCAGAAGCAGTGCTGAAACAATGGCGTCAAGGCGTTGTCTTAGAGGGGAGAAAAACAAGACCAGCTCAAGTGCGTGTCATCTTGCGGGATGCTACCCAAACCTGCTTGGAAGTCATTCTGAAAGAAGGGAGAAATCGGCAGATTCGACGCACTGCGGAGTTACTAGGGTATCCCGTAACTTACCTGCATCGCACTGCCATTGGTTCAATTCAGCTACAACCACCAGGAGGTGTCCCATTAGCTCAAGGGCATTATCGTTATCTTAAAGATTGTGAACTCCGCTTTTTGCAAGACCAAATTAAACTCATACCGACGGAGCTAGGTGGAGTCAAGGAGTGGAATAAATAG